The following are from one region of the Engraulis encrasicolus isolate BLACKSEA-1 unplaced genomic scaffold, IST_EnEncr_1.0 scaffold_58_np1212, whole genome shotgun sequence genome:
- the LOC134444514 gene encoding NACHT, LRR and PYD domains-containing protein 12-like has protein sequence MQQAHKSRLLKTSQCLMEGLTHQGIPTLLREIYTDLYITQGERGEVNEEHEVRQIERVSWREASQDSPVKCSDVFQRLSKQVKPLSEQLKSSSEQVKPMGIVLTKGVAGIGKTVSVQKLILDWAEGTSNQDVDFIFPLAFRELNLMKEKTISLVDLVKRFFSEVNDSRVFTSSEKKLMFIFDGLDECRLPLNFSSNPKCCDVSESVPVDVLLTNLIQGNLLPSALLWITTRPAAAGLIPPECVSAVTEIRGFNDPQKEEYFRKKFSDESLVSRIIAHLKSSRSLYIMCHIPVFSWISATVVQRTFNGSGSVEMPRTLTQMYTHFLIIQVTNKNTKYTEHKVTDEEMIFKLGKLAFQQLEKGNLIFYDEDLMECGIDVTEALVYSGVCTQIFKEEAGLYKGRVFSFVHLSIQEFLAALYVFLCFINSERNMSDQQQSSKPSALFRATTLQDLHKTAVDLALQSRNGHLDLFLRFLLGLSLESNQNLLRHLMPQNNSQSQSLESTVQLLKRNIRDFSNSGSNRYQSGPDRQINLFYCLNELNQHAVVEHIDRSSGSLSVEMLLPGQWETAEFRFETSEEYLEAFDLQTYVKTPEVDQTELLSPDDVLQKLIPSDVFISSTSAQLDRCPLSERSLSYLASALISHSSHLTQLTLKGQEGGSSLPHPSSLHVSSSAGCHPDCKPWELSLKRCDLTEEICSYLVSALTSHTSTLSGKRLEGEEEVERLCSTLSHQDCRLETLQLERCLLSYKSVSYLASALTSHTSRITQLQLTQWGYYLEDSAVDILCSAVCHQNCNLEKLQ, from the exons ATGCAACAGGCCCACAAATCTCGTCTGCTGAAGacgtctcagtgtctgatggaggGACTCACACATCAGGGAATCCCCACATTGCTCAGAGAGATCTACACAGACCTCTACATCACacagggggaaagaggagaggtcaatgaagaacatgaggtcagacagatagagagggtatCCTGGAGAGAAGCATCCCAAGACAGTCCAGTCAAATGCAGTGACGTCTTTCAACGCTTATCGAAACAAGTCAAACCCCTCTCTGAACAACTCAAGTCCTCATCTGAACAAGTCAAACCTATGGGAATTGTGCTGACAAAGGGAGTAGCAGGCATTGGAAAAACAGTCTCTGTGCAGAAGctcattctggactgggctgaaggaacGTCCAATCAGGACGTTGACTTCATATTTCCACTTGCTTTTCGCGAGTTAAATCTGATGAAGGAGAAAACCATCAGTCTGGTGGATCTTGTGAAGCGCTTTTTCTCAGAGGTAAACGATTCAAGAGTCTTCACCAGTTCAGAGAAAAAACtcatgttcatctttgatggtctggatgaatgtCGACTTCCCCTTAACTTCTCCTCAAACCCAAAGTGCTGTGATGTGTCAGAGTCAGTCCCAGTTGACGTGCTGCTAACAAATCTCATCCAGGGGAATCTGCTTccgtctgctctcctctggatcaccacccgaccagctGCAGCTGGTCTAATCCCTCCTGAGTGTGTTAGCGCGGTGACAGAGATAAGGGGTTTTAACGACCCACAGAAGGAAGAGTATTTCAGGAAGAAATTCAGTGATGAGAGCCTGGTCAGCAGAATCATTGCccacctgaagtcatccaggagcctctacatcatgtgccacattccagtcttcagCTGGATTtctgctacggtagtacagagaaCATTTAATGGATCAGGCAGTGTAGAAATGCCAAGGACtctcacacagatgtacacacactttcTGATTATCCAGgttacaaataaaaacacaaagtaCACAGAGCATAAGGTAACAGATGAAGAGATGATTTTCAAGTTGGGGAAACTGGCTTtccagcagctggagaagggaaatTTGATCTTCTATGATGAAGACCTGATGGAatgtggcattgatgtcacagaagcatTGGTGTACTCAGGAGTGTGCACTCAGATCTTCAAAGAGGAGGCTGGGCTTTACAAGGGGAGGGTGTTCAGCTTTGTACATCTGAGTATTCAGGAGTTCCTTGCAGCTTTATATGTGTTCCTCTGCTTCATCAACAGCGAGAGAAACATGTCTGACCAACAGCAATCCtctaagccctctgctctgttCAGAGCAACAACACTTCAAGACCTACACAAGACTGCAGTAGATCTGGCTTTACAGAGTAggaatggacacctggaccttttcctccgcttccttctgggcctctcgctggagtccaatcagaacctCTTAAGGCATCTAATGCCACAGAACAACAGCCAATCACAGAGCTTGGAGTCAACAGTGCAATTACTCAAACGCAACATCAGGGATTTTTCTAATAGTGGCAGTAACAGATATCAGAGTgggccagacagacagattaacctgttttactgtctgaatgagttgaatcagcatgctgtagtggagcacaTTGATAGGAGCTCAGGGTCTCTTTctgtagagatgctcttaccaggacAGTGGGAGACTGCAGAGTTTAGATTTGAGACTTCAGAAGAGTATCTGGAGGCGTTTGACTTGCAGACGTATGTGAAGACACCAGAGGTGGACCAGACTGAACTCCTCAGCCCAGATGACGTTCTTCAGAAGCTGATACCATCTGATGTGTTCATATCATCCACCTCagcaca GCTGGATAGATGTCCCCTGTCAGAGAGGAGCCTTTCCTACCTGGCCTCTGCCCTGATCTCACACTCCTCACATCTCACACAACTGACGCTGAAGGGCCAAGAAGGCGGATCATCATTACCACATCCCTCATCACTGCATGTGTCATCTTCAGCTGGGTGCCATCCAGACTGCAAGCCCTGGGAGTTGAG cctgAAGAGATGTGATCTGACAGAGGAGATCTGCTCCTATCTggtctctgctctgacctcacacacatctacactctctGGGAAACgcctggagggggaggaggaggtggagcggtTATGTTCCACTCTTAGTcatcaagactgcagactggagacaCTACA gctggAGAGGTGTCTCCTGTCATATAAGAGCGTCtcctatctggcctctgccctgacatcacacacatcacgtaTCACACAGCTGCAGCTGACACAGTGGGGATATTACCTGGAGGACTCAGCAGTGGACATTTTATGTTCTGCTGTTTGTCATCAAAACTGCAACCTGGAGAAGCTACAGTAA